The following are encoded in a window of Panicum virgatum strain AP13 chromosome 5N, P.virgatum_v5, whole genome shotgun sequence genomic DNA:
- the LOC120675408 gene encoding predicted GPI-anchored protein 58, translated as MVLMGAVHNDHHRGARFSPPPPSSLAPAPGVPPPSRTRLHDFSFPTLSWGTHRVLRCSKSGHASSPPPAAPETPSLDKEKTRRPDGGATGAGAPLQRQRAARQPWNLRTRRSAAAAPARPAGSGDAAEEAVPAERPPAPAAEAKKRGFSIALSKEEIAEDFAAIRGSRPPRRPKKRPRTVQWQLDLLYPGLCLADVTPGSYKIEER; from the exons ATGGTCCTCATGGGCGCCGTCCACAACGACCACCACCGCGGCGCGAGGTTCTCTCCTCCCCCGCCGAGTTCCCTGGCCCCCGCGCCGGGGGTGCCGCCGCCTTCCCGCACGCGCCTCCACGACTTCTCCTTCCCCACCCTCAGCTGGGGCACGCACCGCGTGCTCCGCTGCTCCAAGAGCGGCCACGCCtcgtcgcccccgccggcggcgccggagacTCCGTCCCTGGACAAGGAGAAGACCCGCCGTCCCGACGGCGGCGCCACAGGCGCAGGCGCCCCGCTGCAGCGCCAGcgcgccgcccggcagccgtGGAACCTCCGCACCcgccgatccgccgccgccgcgccggcgcgcccggcggggTCGGGCGACGCGGCCGAGGAGGCGGTGCCCGCGGAgcgcccgcccgcgccggcggcggaggccaagAAGCGCGGGTTCTCCATCGCGCTGTCCAAGGAGGAGATCGCCGAGGACTTCGCGGCGATTCGTGGGTcgcggccgcctcgccggcccAAGAAGCGCCCGCGCACGGTGCAGTGGCAGCTCGAC TTGCTGTACCCGGGGTTGTGCCTAGCAGATGTGACGCCGGGCTCCTACAAGATCGAAGAG AGGTGA